NNNNNNNNNNNNNNNNNNNNNNNNNNNNNNNNNNNNNNNNNNNNNNNNNNNNNNNNNNNNNNNNNNNNNNNNNNNNNNNNNNNNNNNNNNNNNNNNNNNNNNNNNNNNNNNNNNNNNNNNNNNNNNNNNNNNNNNNNNNNNNNNNNNNNNNNNNNNNNNNNNNNNNNNNNNNNNNNNNNNNNNNNNNNNNNNNNNNNNNNNNNNNNNNNNNNNNNNNNNNNNNNNNNNNNNNNNNacacacacacacctcacctacgttgtgtttccatgttttatggggactttccatagacataatggtttttatactgtacaaactttatattctatcctctaaacctaaccctacccctaaacctaaccctcacagaaaactttctgcatttttacattttcaaaaacataatttagtatgatttataagctgttttcctcatggggaccgacataatgtccccacaaggtcaaacattttgggttttactatccttatggagacatttggtccccacaaagtgataaatacacgctcacacacacacacacacacacatacacacacacacacacacactcacacacactcacacacactcacacacacacacacacacacacactcacacacactcacacacactcacacacacacacacacacactcacacacactcacacacactcacacacacacacacacacacacacacacactcacacacacacacactcacacacactacacacacacacacacacacacacactcacacacactcacacacacacacacacactcacacacacacacacacacacacacactcacacacactcacacacacacacacacacacacacacacacacacacacacacacacacacacacacacacacacactcaccctacAGCATTGATTGTGCTCCCTTTGAAGTGCCCTGTGAAGTTATGATCAGCAGCAGTATGATCACAGCCGGTCCACTGAACAGTTTTAGGGGGAAGGATGTTTTAATTCTATAAAGCGTTTGATTGGAGGTTTCTGATCCTCTATGTGATGTCATGGATGTTCAGAGAGAGACTGCAGATTTGAAAAGCTTTATAAatgtttagaagtacactagcatacaTAAGCTTAAAGCTAAtatatggactaaaagcagcaaaacttgaATCTGAAATAAGGCAAAAGAAGCTCTtgacagatataaataaccaCGAGGATAGATAATGTTGTTTATGGCACAACCTCTAATAGAAACACACTCTCTGTTCCATGTGGCAGATTTTGCATAACCAAAACATAAACaacgtttaaaaaatgtttaccaCTTCACACATTTCACCTTGTAACCGGTATTTTGCCCGCCATATCAATTATTACAAACGTTCCCTTGTGAAAGTGAACCaaaccaagaagaaaatgcaacattgtaacaatttcaGCCGCTGCTTCAGAATCAACGGCCTAAAGGCACGAGTGTACTTTGGTTTTCCACATGCCAGGATGCCCAAAACTTATGCCATCGCTCCGAGCAATGTCGTAAAGGCATCGCCTTCAGGAAGTCAAACCACCCTAAAATGTTAGTGGATTACTGTAGTGGTTCTCAAACCTTGTTCACGTTCACACATAAAAAAAGCATGTGactgggctggactggtaatctggcacagcgagcatttttccggtgggtcgacgcacttttgggccggaAACGGGCCGAATGGTCCACGATGAGttgaaatgagccgccgcgatATGCTGAAGGGGTCGGCGAAGCACTTTTTATTCAGTCTATTTGACATGTTCTTAAAGTATATAGTCATGATTAATGTCCGCATGAGACACGGAAAGAAGAAAGGACAGTGgaaactgaaatattctttaattaAAGGTTTTAATACAACTTTACTAAGAGAACCACAGAATTACTGAGAGTTTACTCTGATCATTAAACTGGGATACGAGGAAGTATTTTAAGATAAAACGACACATTCTACAAACTCATTCATTCATGCGGCGTCTGTGATCTTCAAAATCCACTCCACAAACACCGACACCCTCGTGTAGATGCCGTAGACATCGGAGCGCGCACAACCTTTACCCCAACTCACAATCCCCGTCAAAAACCACGTGTTTTTATAGCGGGTAACCAGCGGTCCTCCGCTGTCGCCCTGGCAGGCGTCTCGCCCTCCCTCGATGAAGCCGGCACACAGCATGTTCCTGGTCACCTGCAGACCCGACTGGGCCCGACAGTCATCTAATGAAACCCTCTGCACCTCCAGCCTCTGCAGAATCATGGACTCGGGCCCCGACTGCGACAGACGACCCCAGCCGCTGACGGTGGACATGCGAATCATCCCGATAGTGCGGCCAAACGTGCCGTTAGCGGGTACAAGGCATATGGGCAGAGCGAAGGCGTTGAGCGTGACGGAGGTGAGCAGACGCAGCAGGGCGATGTCGCTGTCGGAGCTGGTCTCGTTGTACAGCGGGTGGATGACAATCTCAGACACTTTGCtcgtctgttctgttttctcgTCTTTGAAACGGATGTGTTCACCTAAGAGACAAGATGAAGAGATCTGTGACACTTTGATCTCAACACTGAGAGAGGAAACACACTAACAGCGAGCCAGCGTTATATTGAAGACTTAAAAGACAAACTCTCAAATATATTTCTCACGGGGTAGATGCTTCTGCTTGGGTTGCATCTGCAGACTTTGAAGGCAACGTGCAGGTTTATGTTTTCAAGCTGAAGAAACCAATATTCAACCAGTGTTGAGGAGTAACTAAGTAAAAGTACTGATGCTTCAGATGTTCAGATATTTTCACAACAGTGTCGTTTCCTGTAACGAGCTTCATTTCCCAGCGAGTAGCGCTGTAGAGTCACAAAACACTTCATTTGAactccgattcattttagtgagtcggttcATTCGGATGGTttatgtaaatgaactagttcacataaatgattcactgaaacctctctctctcatgtaaTGCTGGGAAAACTGAATAATTTAAGTGAATCATTTCTTTTAGACTGTTCATGTAAataaactagttcacataaatgattcacttgagccccacgCAGCATAAACCATCCTCTCTCTCTTATATGGGAAAACTGAATCATTTAAGAGAGTTGATTCGTTCTGgtggttcatgtaaatgaactagttcacataaatgattcactgattcacttgagccccacaCAGTCTaaaccatcctctctctctcatgtagcgCTGGGAAAAatgaatcatttaagtgaatcagttCTTAGAAATGAAACGATTAAAATAAACGATTCCATTTACTGTTCGGAACTCTGTTCAGTTTAgtgagttcattcagacagtgtAATAAATGGAACGAGTCAtctgttgtgtttcatgaatgattATGATATACTGATGATGTCTTACCGACGGTCACTTGTAAGAGGGTCGGATCCTTCGCCCAAACACAGTGAGCTGCCGTGAGAATCCATTGAGAATTTACAATAACACCTCCACATTTATACTGTCCTCTGTACTCTATCAAAGCCTGAGAAACAGCACAGAGAGAGAACACATGACAAACTCAAACTCCGGAATAAACCGAaggacatatacagtatatgtgtttaGAGCTGCACAATTCAATAAACAATAATCACAATCAATTTATCCTGAAAAGTGTCCGTCACAGAATGGCCTTTCGACATACGGCAGTCCTGCTTATAAACAGACGCATGAATGCAATAATGATTCATGAATAATGCTGATGTTGTGGGTACATGTTTGGCATTTTGTGAATGgatgtaaacatggtcaaatgTGTTAAAGGTGTCGCTTGTCTGAGGTGATAAAACATGAATGTTAAAGAAGGTTTCTGAgtgttactccatttgacctgaacacaATCGGTATTTTCAGGAAAACTCCATCGTGAGGGTCTAACGCAGGGTTAAATGGCCCGCGGGCCACATCCGGCCCACGAGAGACAAATGTTTTGTTCACACAACATCCTTGACAATTCTGCGAGACAAGCTTCAGATGAAGTTCTGTACACAGAGTACGCAAAACTATAAAATAAGAAGGAAACACAATATCACTCCTGTACTGTAGGTGGCActgttgctgttctacaaacatttataccaACCAGTCTTCTGCCCAGCTGGCAGTGCCACAGGTTCATATATTGaacgctgttaaagcatttatttacctaatttggcaaAACCGTTTCATTATGTTCTTGCCATGTGCTGATGCATTCTGAGGAGTATAATCTGTGTTTTTACGccagtgagatgagtaaagagcgccgttgcataaatttaaatataatcaatacatacatttatatttgtacatgtaagAATAACACtgtataaaaaaatgaataataataaatttatgCATAGCCTAATATTCTAAATAATTAATAAGAATACACCGGCTCACGGCCGTCTCGTTATTGACATGATTGCAATAGTTTGTGATATTATGCTTAAGAACAATAATGAATTGAATCTGTAATTAGTGCCGTTGACTCGCATCCAGATTCTTCATTAAAGGGTTTTCtagtttttatatattaaaaacacagttgctttattgagttttttttttattaatattaatcaaatatttttactGTCAATTTAtgttagtttctttttttttcaaggatttttattttattttttatttgtaactttctCTGGACAGTTACATGACGTGACATTTTTGACGCCcctgaaaaaaatattcaaatgacATTGAAGTCAGAAATGTCATTATCGTAGAGGTGTATTCAActaaatgtttgtgtgaactaaagcagcggctgtggctcaggtggtagagcgggtcggccactaatcacagggttggtggtttgattcccggcccacatgacttcacatgccgaagagtccttgggcaagacactgaacccaaagttgctcccaaagACAGACTAGTGCCTTACATGCAGGTCTGCCTccattggggtgtgtgtgtgagtgagtgtgtgagtgagtgagtgtgtgagtgtgtgagtgagtgtgtgagtgagtgagtgagtgtgtgagtagtgagtgagtgagtgagtagtgcgtgtgtgtgtgtgtgagtgagtgagtgtgtagtatgtgagtagtgtgtgtgtgtgtgagtgtgtagtgtgtgtgtgagtagtgcgtgtgtgagtagtgagtgagtgtgtagtgcgtgtgtgagtagtgtgtgagtagtgagtgagtgagtagtgcgtgtgtgagtagtgagtgagtgtgtagtatgtgagtagtgtgtgtgtgtgtgtgagtagtgagtgagtgtgtagtgtgtgtgtgagtagtgtgtgtgtgagtagtgtgtgtgtgtgtgtgagtagtgtgtgtgtgagtagtgtgtgtgtgtgtgtgagtagtgtgtgtgtgtgtgagtagtgagtgtgtgtgtggtgtgtgtgtgagtagtgtgtgtgtgtgtggtgtgtgtgtgagtagtgagtgtgtagtgtgtgtgtgagtagtgagtgagtgtgtgagtagtgtgtgtgtgagtagtgagtgagtgtgtgagtagtgtgtgtgtgagtagtgagtgtgtgagtagtgtgtgtgtagtgtgtgtgtgagtagtgagtgagtgtgtgagtagtgtgtgtgtgagtagtgagtgtgtagtgagtgtgtgtgtagtgagtgtgtgagtagtgtgtgtgtagtgagtgtgtgagtagtgtgtgtgtagtgagtgtgtgagtagtgtgtgtgtagtgagtgtgtgagtagtgtgtgtgtgagtagtgagtgagtgtgtgagtagtgagtgtgtgagtagtgagtgagtgtgtagtgagtgtgtagtgagtgtgtgagtagtgagtgtgtgagtagtgagtgtgtagtgtgtgtgtgttgtgtgtagtgtgtgtgtgtgtgtgtagtgtgtgtagtgagtgtgtgtagtgtgtgtagtgactgtgtgtgtagtgtgtgtagtgactgtgtgtgtagtgactgtgtgtgtagtgagtgtgtagtgagtgtgtagtgtgtgtgtgtagtgagtgtgtgtgtagtgtgtgtgtgtgtagtgagtgtgtagtgagtgtgtgtagtgagtgtgtgtgtagtgtgtgtgtgtagtgtgtgtgtgtagtgagtgtgtgtgtagtgtgtgtgtgtagtgtgtgtgtgtgtgtagtgagtgtgtgtgtagtgtgtgtgtgtagtgtgtgtgtgtgtgtgtgtagtgagtgtgtgtgtgtgtagtgtgtgtagtgagtgtgtagtgagtgtgtgtagtgagtgtgtgtgtagtgtgtgtgtgtagtgtgtgtgtgtgtgtagtgagtgtgtgtgtagtgtgtgtgtgtagtgtgtgtgtgtgtgtgtagtgtgtgtgtgtgtgtgtgtgtgagtgtgtgtgtcacagtgtaaagcactttgaatactgctgaggttaaaaaggcgctatataagtgcagaacatttaccatgaactcattttttatgtatttttgaatagttCAGTACTGAGTCTTAATAGTTGCTGAAGGTTTAATGAAATGAGCtcaaataatgaataaacaaacacaagtattagggaatgatgtGTCCCAGTATCGCGGTCCTGAAGAGTTCAGTGCAGTATTTCTCAGTATTTCTTCTGCTTGTTTTGGGTGCACAGCCTAAATTAAGAACATGCAGCTGCCCTGaacaaaaaatgcttttaaatgtaaattcCATTCATTAAAACGACATTAATTAAGGGAAATCATCAGCGGTTACGATGTCAATCGTGCAGCCCCTTCATGAAACATGTAAATGGATCACCTGCCATGGACACTCTCCTTTCggacacacttcacctttgacAATCCTGGGACCTGCGCTCTTGTGCACCAGCCTACCACACGTGAAAGCATCTACAGAATAAACATGAAGACAACAGAATCACACTTTACA
This DNA window, taken from Xyrauchen texanus isolate HMW12.3.18 chromosome 5, RBS_HiC_50CHRs, whole genome shotgun sequence, encodes the following:
- the f7l gene encoding coagulation factor VII, which translates into the protein MMESNLNRMELSHMILILLAIPACSGLPSVFLSKTEASQALKHRVRRANLFLEELKLGNLERECLEEVCSYEEAREIFTVPEQLEDFWRKYTETDYCQSGPCQNGATCENQVNTYICICPLKFEGRNCDKERFLPNFQSCLDRNGGCEHFCVEINNVSHRCDCAAGYKLQTDNSSCVPTDAFTCGRLVHKSAGPRIVKGEVCPKGECPWQALIEYRGQYKCGGVIVNSQWILTAAHCVWAKDPTLLQVTVGEHIRFKDEKTEQTSKVSEIVIHPLYNETSSDSDIALLRLLTSVTLNAFALPICLVPANGTFGRTIGMIRMSTVSGWGRLSQSGPESMILQRLEVQRVSLDDCRAQSGLQVTRNMLCAGFIEGGRDACQGDSGGPLVTRYKNTWFLTGIVSWGKGCARSDVYGIYTRVSVFVEWILKITDAA